A single Candidatus Acidulodesulfobacterium acidiphilum DNA region contains:
- the waaF gene encoding lipopolysaccharide heptosyltransferase II, whose protein sequence is MNILIIKLSSIGDCLLATPAVESIRKGYPDSFITWLIEDKSKDIALLNPNVDEVLVVDKKKFKFRDYLSLIKKIRNFRYDIVIDLQGVDRTSIFSFLSGAPVRYYEEYAKLGFLCNRKIVRQGRPLEHAVNFYLFLAENSGGAKIEKPQPVLITSPEDKKFAEDFLKNSFENIENKIFIGINPTGTWKTKRWPTKYFIEISRRLLDFFGDNIHIIIFGGKGEEYLSDEILQALNGKNVVSAIGKTTLKQAKELLSKMDYFITPDSGLMHVAASIDSLKTIALFGPTDPNLTGPVGKNFTVLRDNLICIPCFKKECPLNKIDDKNLTECVLCMKRITPDSVLDIIKKDYLIKNERYFNIRA, encoded by the coding sequence ATGAATATACTTATTATAAAATTAAGTTCAATAGGAGACTGCCTTCTTGCGACCCCTGCGGTAGAGTCTATCAGAAAAGGCTATCCGGACAGTTTTATTACTTGGCTTATTGAAGATAAATCTAAAGACATAGCCTTATTAAATCCTAACGTGGACGAGGTTCTTGTTGTAGATAAAAAAAAATTTAAATTTAGGGATTATTTGTCTTTAATAAAAAAAATCAGAAATTTTCGCTACGATATAGTTATCGATTTGCAGGGTGTTGATAGAACGTCTATTTTCTCTTTTTTAAGCGGCGCTCCGGTCAGATATTACGAAGAATATGCAAAGTTAGGTTTTTTATGTAATAGAAAAATTGTAAGACAGGGAAGACCCTTAGAGCATGCGGTAAATTTTTATCTTTTTTTGGCGGAAAACAGCGGCGGAGCAAAAATTGAGAAGCCTCAGCCCGTTCTTATTACCTCGCCGGAGGATAAAAAATTTGCCGAAGATTTCTTAAAAAATAGTTTTGAAAATATTGAAAACAAAATATTTATAGGCATAAATCCTACCGGAACTTGGAAAACTAAAAGATGGCCTACAAAATATTTTATAGAAATTTCAAGGCGGCTATTGGATTTTTTTGGCGATAATATACATATAATAATTTTTGGCGGCAAAGGGGAAGAATATCTATCCGATGAAATATTGCAGGCATTAAACGGCAAAAACGTAGTCAGCGCAATCGGAAAAACGACGCTCAAGCAGGCTAAAGAACTGTTATCTAAAATGGATTATTTTATAACGCCCGATTCTGGACTAATGCACGTAGCGGCTTCAATAGACAGCCTTAAAACAATAGCTTTATTTGGGCCGACGGATCCTAATCTTACAGGACCGGTAGGAAAAAATTTTACGGTATTAAGGGACAACCTTATATGTATTCCCTGCTTTAAAAAAGAATGCCCTCTTAATAAAATAGACGATAAAAATTTAACGGAATGCGTATTATGCATGAAAAGAATTACTCCAGACTCTGTATTAGATATAATTAAAAAGGATTATTTAATAAAAAATGAAAGATATTTTAATATTCGGGCATAA
- a CDS encoding glycosyltransferase family 9 protein has protein sequence MKDILIFGHNYIGDVLTITPAIRALKLKFPESRIVVVVSKNASAVLRRNEDIYKIIETDKFNGIKGIAAFFKLFLTLRNINKTNGSKFYICINFLTSLKFTMLGFLLSKKQVGQEKFLNNFFLRYPIKFDGEINNIDKSLKLVEPFYINASNKYFSKNYVYDIEDGDIKNAKNILQNSFNGYGTEITDENFKLALFSPGSTRKSKESPPYLFSVFADFLNKEGYFVIITGSKKNTDISKEICDQIENKHMSFNLTGLTDIFTLGGLIYLSKLAVTVDNGTMHLASALKVPTIALFGSTDPAICAPMSDKLFIIDKKIGCYHCFKNLCDTENYKIKRYPDCMNNILYEDLIEGYDFLLNYHIKV, from the coding sequence ATGAAAGATATTTTAATATTCGGGCATAATTATATCGGTGACGTATTAACTATTACGCCGGCAATAAGGGCTTTGAAGCTTAAATTCCCTGAAAGCAGGATAGTAGTGGTCGTTTCTAAAAATGCTTCCGCTGTTTTGAGAAGAAACGAAGATATCTATAAAATAATAGAAACGGATAAATTTAACGGTATAAAAGGTATTGCGGCATTTTTTAAACTGTTTTTAACGCTTAGAAATATTAATAAAACAAACGGAAGTAAATTTTATATTTGCATTAATTTTCTTACTTCTTTAAAGTTTACTATGCTTGGATTTCTGCTTTCCAAGAAACAGGTTGGACAGGAAAAGTTTTTAAATAATTTTTTTTTACGCTACCCCATAAAATTTGACGGAGAAATAAATAATATCGATAAGTCTTTAAAACTTGTCGAACCGTTTTATATTAACGCAAGCAATAAATATTTTAGCAAAAATTATGTTTACGATATAGAAGATGGCGATATAAAAAATGCTAAAAATATTCTTCAAAATTCTTTTAACGGATACGGAACGGAAATAACAGACGAAAATTTTAAATTAGCTTTATTTTCTCCAGGTTCGACAAGGAAGTCTAAGGAATCGCCGCCTTACTTATTTTCGGTTTTTGCGGACTTTTTAAACAAAGAAGGATATTTCGTAATAATTACCGGAAGCAAAAAAAATACAGATATTTCCAAAGAGATATGCGATCAGATCGAAAATAAACATATGAGCTTTAATTTAACGGGTTTAACCGATATATTTACTCTCGGCGGATTAATTTATCTTTCAAAATTAGCGGTAACGGTAGATAACGGAACCATGCATTTAGCTTCGGCGCTTAAAGTTCCGACTATAGCGTTATTCGGCTCTACAGACCCTGCGATTTGCGCCCCTATGTCCGATAAATTATTTATAATAGACAAAAAAATTGGATGCTATCACTGCTTTAAAAATTTATGCGATACCGAAAACTATAAAATTAAAAGATATCCAGATTGTATGAATAATATTTTGTACGAAGACCTTATAGAAGGATACGATTTTTTGCTTAATTATCACATTAAAGTTTAA
- a CDS encoding glycosyltransferase, with protein sequence MKISGFTFIRNGILMGYPFKESIMSALPLVDEFIVVVCESADQTKNELEKLKDLNPKIKLIESDWKITKKSGTILSEKTNLAIQNITGNYGLYVQCDEGIHEKDYEKILRVLEENINDKNVKGFVFDYIHFFGGYFSYAKRSEKRFFYDREVRIIRNDGTVLSWGDAMGFKDLNGVKINIENKNALPLNVNMFHYGRAKNPADMYKKDKEMERLYNFQIINRLKNWVSNYDPRIDKYIYSDFGWLERIDRKNLDFHPAPFRELASKQDWKVDDFKTFLKEKKGTSQFFKMLIYRIVKDSINETSNAYKKIRAFLKNK encoded by the coding sequence ATGAAAATTTCTGGTTTTACTTTTATAAGAAACGGCATATTAATGGGTTATCCGTTTAAAGAATCTATTATGTCGGCGCTTCCTTTAGTCGATGAATTTATCGTAGTCGTGTGCGAAAGTGCAGACCAAACTAAAAACGAACTCGAAAAACTGAAAGATTTAAATCCTAAAATTAAATTAATAGAATCCGACTGGAAAATTACAAAAAAAAGCGGAACTATTTTATCCGAAAAAACCAATTTAGCGATACAAAATATTACCGGAAATTATGGGCTTTATGTGCAGTGCGACGAAGGCATCCATGAAAAAGATTATGAAAAGATTTTACGCGTTCTTGAAGAAAATATTAACGATAAAAACGTTAAAGGCTTTGTTTTTGACTATATACACTTCTTCGGAGGCTATTTTTCTTATGCCAAACGGTCGGAAAAAAGATTTTTTTACGATAGAGAAGTAAGAATTATTAGGAACGATGGAACTGTTTTATCATGGGGCGACGCTATGGGTTTTAAAGATTTAAACGGCGTCAAAATAAACATTGAAAATAAAAATGCTTTGCCATTGAACGTCAATATGTTTCATTATGGCAGGGCTAAAAATCCGGCAGATATGTATAAAAAAGACAAAGAAATGGAAAGGCTTTATAACTTTCAAATAATTAACAGGCTGAAAAATTGGGTTTCAAATTACGATCCGCGCATCGATAAGTATATATATTCCGACTTTGGATGGCTTGAAAGAATCGACAGGAAAAATTTAGATTTTCATCCGGCGCCGTTCAGAGAACTTGCTTCAAAACAAGACTGGAAAGTAGACGATTTTAAAACGTTTTTGAAAGAAAAAAAAGGAACTTCGCAATTTTTTAAGATGCTTATTTACAGAATAGTAAAAGATTCGATAAACGAAACTTCTAATGCATATAAAAAAATAAGAGCTTTTTTAAAAAATAAATAA